In Nicotiana tabacum cultivar K326 chromosome 11, ASM71507v2, whole genome shotgun sequence, a single window of DNA contains:
- the LOC142165966 gene encoding uncharacterized protein LOC142165966, protein MEFGERLIGLVFGIISNNWYSVMINGQPYGFFKSTRGVKQGDPLSPTLFIPAAEALSRGLNALHLNLHFCGFGLPKWSPKITHLAYADDTIIFSSSDATSLQLIMQVLFDYEAASRQLINKSKSIVYLHHNTPVEVVNKVKRISEINRSHIWTKMIECRDIAEHQIGWHPRMGSSLFWYKNWMGLGALYFITPPDLVIDESVNNVHDVVQEGAWDVDKLKELLPEEYATHIIENIKPPVASDILDKPFWMLETRGSFSVKSAWEFLRKRNDPSIAYSKLWTKGLPFKISFFLWKVWKAKLPLDDWMRQLGYSMPSKCWCCAQEQESMPHLFFTSDAATRVWTYFLTNAGITMEGLSLHQVIVKCWTSKVVYRLQHILQVLPAIIV, encoded by the exons ATGGAGTTTGGAGAAAGACTCATAGGTCTGGTGTTTGGTATCATCTCAAACAATTGGTATTCTGTAATGATAAATGGGCAGCCCTATGGTTTCTTCAAGTCGACAAGAGGAGTGAAACAAGGAGACCCTCTATCCCCTACTCTTTTTATTCCGGCAGCTGAGGCATTATCAAGAGGTTTGAATGCATTACATTTGAACTTGCATTTCTGTGGATTTGGATTGCCTAAATGGAGTCCTAAGATTACCCATCTTGCATATGCCGATGACACTATTATTTTCTCCTCCTCAGATGCAACTTCATTGCAATTAATAATGCAAGTCCTATTTGATTATGAAGCTGCATCTAGACAGCTTATTAATAAGTCGAAATCTATTGTATATTTGCACCATAATACTCCTGTAGAGGTGGTAAATAAGGTTAAGAGGATATCTGAGATTAACAG ATCTCATATATGGACAAAGATGATAGAATGCAGGGATATTGCCGAACATCAAATTGGTTGGCATCCACGAATGGGTTCATCTCTCTTTTGGTATAAAAACTGGATGGGGCTTGGAGCATTATATTTTATTACTCCTCCAGATTTGGTCATTGATGAATCTGTTAATAATGTGCACGATGTGGTACAAGAAGGTGCATGGGATGTAGACAAATTAAAGGAGCTATTGCCAGAGGAGTATGCTACACATATCATAGAGAACATAAAGCCTCCAGTTGCATCTGATATTTTGGATAAAccattttggatgttggaaacaAGAGGAAGTTTTAGTGTGAAGTCTGCCTGGGAGTTTTTGAGAAAGAGAAATGATCCATCCATTGCGTACAGTAAATTGTGGACAAAAGGATTACCATTTAAAATATCCTTCTTCTTGTGGAAGGTTTGGAAAGCAAAACTACCTTTAGATGATTGGATGAGACAATTGGGCTATTCTATGCCATCCAAATGTTGGTGTTGCGCTCAAGAACAAGAATCAATGCCTCATTTATTTTTTACATCTGATGCAGCAACAAGAGTATGGACCTACTTTCTAACGAATGCAGGAATTACCATGGAAGGTTTGTCGTTGCACCAAGTAATTGTGAAATGCTGGACATCAAAAGTTGTATATCGTCTGCAGCATATTCTACAAGTGTTACCAGCTATCATCGTATAG